Proteins from one Brevibacillus humidisoli genomic window:
- a CDS encoding MaoC family dehydratase N-terminal domain-containing protein — protein MTKDLSKYVGYTFEPYAYRVEAGKIREFALAIGDDNPIYHDRDVAQQSGFRDIPLPPTFSTVIEMWAGPSFEHLIEVLELDPLRVLHGKQRYDYGSVICAGDEITACSRIVAAESKSRMNLFTLVTEYANQQGEQVLRAESVIIEMQERMRAKEGKG, from the coding sequence GTGACCAAAGATCTATCCAAATACGTCGGATACACATTTGAGCCGTATGCGTATCGCGTAGAAGCAGGAAAAATCCGCGAGTTTGCACTTGCGATCGGCGATGACAACCCGATTTACCATGACAGAGATGTTGCCCAGCAGTCAGGCTTTCGCGACATCCCTCTACCCCCTACATTTTCTACCGTGATCGAGATGTGGGCAGGACCCAGTTTCGAACATTTGATAGAAGTGTTAGAGCTGGACCCGCTTCGCGTGCTGCACGGAAAACAACGGTACGATTACGGCAGTGTGATCTGCGCGGGTGATGAGATCACCGCCTGCTCACGGATTGTCGCTGCCGAGTCGAAAAGCAGAATGAACCTGTTCACATTGGTGACAGAGTATGCCAATCAGCAGGGAGAACAAGTACTGAGAGCTGAGTCGGTGATCATCGAGATGCAGGAGAGAATGAGAGCGAAGGAGGGAAAAGGATGA
- a CDS encoding ABC transporter ATP-binding protein, producing MTVLLEMENITKLYGTFAANQQVSFSLRQGEIHAIVGENGAGKTTLMRMLYGMEKPTDGTIRINGEVKRFDSPADAIKSGIGMVHQHFMLFPTFTVAENIVISQEPAKGVWFDRKKAAAQVKELSEKYRMSVDPHKKVWECTLGMQQRVEILKVLYHGADIVILDEPTAVLTPLEVKELLVTLKHLAQQGKSVILITHKLHEVMEVADRITVLRGGQVTGTLKTAETNVEELSRLMVGRDIAEIQRSERPRGDVLLAVNELFIRGNSGKPLLDRVSFRVHAGEIVGIAGVSGNGQSELIQVITGLRKADQGDVYLLGQPITNAPVRSIRQQGMAHIPEDRYLLGAAKDGSIVENAILHQYVQPLYRRFGLLRQKRLQQLTERWVKQFAVKTNSLYEKAQHLSGGNLQKLIAAREIGQETPFLLAAEPTRGVDIGAMEFIHAQLLKKREQGDAILLVSSELSEVMALSDRILVMYEGRVVGELDSREATEEAISLLMAGGGAR from the coding sequence GTGACTGTTTTACTGGAAATGGAGAACATCACCAAGCTGTATGGCACGTTTGCCGCCAATCAGCAGGTTAGCTTTTCCCTCAGACAAGGGGAGATCCACGCGATCGTGGGGGAGAATGGAGCGGGCAAAACAACGCTGATGCGCATGTTGTACGGCATGGAAAAGCCGACAGATGGCACCATCCGGATCAACGGAGAAGTGAAGCGGTTTGACAGCCCGGCAGACGCGATCAAAAGCGGGATCGGCATGGTTCACCAGCACTTCATGCTGTTTCCCACTTTCACGGTGGCAGAAAATATCGTGATCAGTCAGGAACCGGCAAAAGGGGTCTGGTTTGACCGGAAAAAGGCGGCCGCTCAGGTGAAGGAGCTCTCGGAAAAGTACCGGATGAGCGTCGATCCCCACAAGAAGGTCTGGGAGTGCACCCTGGGCATGCAGCAACGTGTGGAGATTCTCAAGGTCCTCTACCACGGTGCCGATATCGTGATTCTCGATGAGCCTACGGCCGTGTTGACGCCGCTGGAGGTAAAAGAGCTGCTGGTTACACTGAAACATCTCGCTCAGCAAGGAAAAAGCGTCATCCTGATCACGCACAAACTGCACGAGGTGATGGAAGTGGCCGATCGTATCACGGTGCTGCGGGGTGGACAGGTTACGGGGACGCTGAAAACAGCGGAGACAAACGTGGAGGAACTCTCCCGGTTGATGGTCGGCCGCGACATCGCTGAGATCCAGCGCAGCGAACGGCCGCGAGGTGATGTGCTGCTTGCGGTAAACGAACTGTTTATCCGCGGCAACTCGGGGAAACCGCTGTTGGACCGTGTCAGTTTTCGCGTCCATGCTGGTGAGATTGTCGGGATTGCCGGTGTGTCCGGCAACGGTCAGTCAGAACTGATACAGGTCATCACCGGTCTGCGCAAGGCAGACCAGGGAGACGTTTACCTGCTCGGACAACCGATCACCAACGCACCGGTGCGCAGCATTCGACAGCAGGGTATGGCCCACATCCCGGAAGATCGTTATCTGTTGGGAGCAGCCAAGGACGGCAGTATCGTCGAAAATGCGATCTTGCATCAGTACGTGCAGCCGCTCTACCGGCGCTTTGGCCTGCTCAGGCAGAAGCGGCTCCAGCAGTTGACCGAGCGCTGGGTGAAACAGTTTGCTGTCAAAACCAACTCACTGTATGAAAAAGCGCAGCATCTGTCAGGGGGGAACCTGCAGAAGCTGATCGCCGCCAGAGAGATCGGACAGGAGACGCCTTTTTTGCTAGCGGCTGAGCCGACCCGTGGCGTAGACATCGGGGCCATGGAGTTTATTCATGCCCAGCTGCTAAAAAAGCGGGAGCAGGGTGACGCGATCCTGCTCGTCTCATCGGAATTGTCAGAAGTGATGGCCTTGTCCGACCGCATCCTGGTGATGTACGAAGGCAGAGTTGTCGGGGAGTTGGACAGTCGGGAAGCGACGGAAGAAGCGATCAGCCTGTTGATGGCGGGAGGAGGAGCACGATGA
- a CDS encoding MaoC/PaaZ C-terminal domain-containing protein translates to MKELPILHKQAITHTQLVRYAGASGDFNPIHTVVPVAKQAGLQDVIAHGMLVMGFAGQALTEWFPRQYLRSFQVRFSRMTYPGEQLSVSGQLVESMVRDGEERWLGELIVTNQTGEAKLKGTFEVWKGEPEGSENLPLIP, encoded by the coding sequence ATGAAAGAACTGCCCATCCTACATAAGCAAGCGATTACCCACACCCAATTAGTCCGCTACGCCGGTGCCTCTGGTGATTTCAACCCGATTCATACGGTTGTACCCGTAGCCAAACAGGCTGGACTGCAAGATGTCATCGCCCATGGGATGCTGGTGATGGGGTTCGCGGGACAGGCGCTGACAGAGTGGTTCCCCCGTCAGTATTTGCGCAGTTTCCAAGTGCGGTTTTCGCGAATGACCTATCCAGGCGAGCAGTTGTCTGTGAGTGGTCAACTAGTGGAGTCGATGGTCCGCGATGGTGAGGAACGCTGGCTCGGCGAGCTGATCGTGACCAACCAGACGGGTGAAGCAAAGCTGAAAGGAACCTTTGAAGTATGGAAAGGTGAACCAGAAGGTTCGGAGAACTTACCATTAATTCCCTAG
- a CDS encoding ABC transporter permease, translated as MRTKELAFALLHPLLAVCVGLLAGALAIWVVGASVIETYAELWKGAFGSFYFFTNTLTRATPIILIGLGVALAFRAGFFNLGAEGQMVLGAVSAALTALYLPGPGWVKLIAALLAGFLAGGLWSILAGWLDAAFRLNLLITTLLMNYIAALFAGYLVTEPFKDTSGSAAMAQTPMIDNTVWLPKLFSGMSLHAGFLIAVTAAILLYLMIRSSSFGYEVRVLGYNPSFAAYGGIRRTRVMLWSMLISGGLAGLAGTVEVLGMQYRYIDGALTAPGYAWTGLMATLLANSHPLGTAAAGILLAALETGAMGVERNTEVPLEIASVIQAVLILFVSVKFSYSFWKRKKGRGSHGTTA; from the coding sequence ATGAGAACGAAAGAACTAGCTTTTGCCCTGCTCCATCCGCTGCTGGCCGTATGCGTCGGGCTGCTCGCCGGTGCCCTTGCGATCTGGGTGGTGGGTGCTTCGGTAATCGAGACGTATGCCGAACTGTGGAAAGGTGCGTTTGGCAGCTTTTACTTTTTTACCAATACGCTAACCAGAGCGACGCCGATCATCCTGATCGGATTGGGGGTGGCGCTTGCCTTTCGAGCCGGGTTTTTCAATCTCGGGGCAGAGGGCCAAATGGTGCTGGGAGCTGTGTCGGCTGCTTTAACGGCTCTCTACCTGCCAGGTCCTGGATGGGTGAAGCTGATCGCGGCCTTGTTGGCCGGGTTTCTCGCAGGAGGGCTTTGGTCGATCCTCGCTGGTTGGCTGGATGCCGCCTTCCGCTTAAATCTGTTGATTACGACCTTGCTGATGAACTATATTGCCGCCTTGTTTGCCGGTTATCTGGTGACCGAACCGTTTAAGGACACATCAGGTTCGGCAGCGATGGCACAGACGCCGATGATCGACAATACGGTCTGGCTGCCCAAGCTGTTTTCCGGCATGAGCCTGCACGCCGGTTTTCTGATCGCGGTCACGGCGGCGATCCTGCTGTACTTGATGATCCGCTCCAGCTCATTTGGCTATGAAGTGAGGGTGTTGGGATACAATCCTTCCTTTGCCGCTTACGGCGGCATCCGCCGCACACGGGTGATGCTGTGGAGCATGCTGATCAGCGGCGGGTTGGCGGGACTGGCAGGAACAGTGGAAGTATTGGGCATGCAGTATCGTTATATCGATGGCGCCTTGACCGCACCGGGGTACGCCTGGACCGGACTGATGGCCACTTTGCTGGCCAATTCTCATCCGCTGGGTACCGCTGCTGCCGGCATTCTGTTGGCTGCGTTGGAGACGGGAGCGATGGGAGTGGAACGCAATACAGAGGTGCCGCTGGAGATAGCCAGTGTGATCCAGGCTGTCCTGATCTTGTTCGTCTCGGTCAAGTTTAGCTACTCGTTCTGGAAACGGAAAAAAGGGAGGGGATCACATGGAACAACTGCTTGA
- a CDS encoding BMP family lipoprotein, producing MKRVFLLLCLFALALAGCGGGGQPADSSQSQSAEGDRGQDQPKKRIALVLPEKIGVNPFFQQMDEGVKKAAEEFGLEAKTIEATDPNAFEENLRVAVAEQYDLVITATFQAEDALKKVATENPDRQFAIIDTVIDLPNVRSVSFREHEAAYLMGAAAGLATKTGKVGMVAAMDIPLLKKYTVGFEEGLKATNPDAEFLLNYVGSFEDPAKAKELALLQHSQGADFIAGAAAVGDLGVFEAAKEKGFYTAGQDIDRTEVDPEHVVLSQLKGTDVAAYETVKDFVNGTFTPGVVDYGLKEKGVGLTFVTHESKSPLHPFIGEETIAKVKEINDEIVSGKREVPDPLKN from the coding sequence ATGAAGAGAGTATTTTTGCTGCTGTGTCTGTTTGCCTTGGCCTTGGCTGGCTGTGGCGGCGGCGGGCAGCCAGCGGACTCCAGCCAGTCGCAATCGGCAGAAGGAGATCGAGGCCAAGATCAGCCGAAGAAACGGATCGCCCTGGTGCTCCCGGAAAAAATCGGCGTCAATCCGTTCTTCCAGCAGATGGATGAAGGGGTTAAGAAAGCGGCTGAGGAGTTTGGACTGGAGGCAAAAACAATTGAGGCGACCGATCCCAACGCGTTCGAAGAAAACCTGCGGGTTGCGGTGGCTGAACAGTACGATTTGGTTATTACGGCTACCTTTCAGGCAGAAGATGCTTTGAAAAAAGTGGCGACAGAAAATCCGGACCGTCAGTTTGCGATCATCGACACGGTCATTGATCTGCCCAACGTGCGCAGCGTCTCATTCCGCGAGCACGAAGCGGCATACCTGATGGGGGCTGCCGCCGGACTGGCGACCAAGACAGGAAAAGTGGGAATGGTAGCAGCGATGGATATTCCACTGTTGAAAAAATATACGGTTGGCTTCGAGGAAGGTCTGAAAGCGACCAATCCGGATGCGGAGTTCCTGTTGAACTACGTAGGCAGCTTTGAAGATCCGGCAAAAGCGAAAGAATTGGCGCTGCTGCAGCATTCACAAGGTGCTGATTTTATTGCAGGGGCCGCTGCTGTAGGCGATCTGGGCGTGTTCGAAGCGGCCAAGGAGAAAGGGTTTTACACAGCCGGCCAAGACATAGACCGTACGGAAGTGGACCCGGAACATGTCGTCTTGTCACAACTAAAGGGTACCGATGTAGCGGCGTATGAGACGGTAAAAGATTTTGTCAACGGCACGTTTACACCAGGGGTGGTCGATTACGGATTGAAAGAGAAAGGCGTTGGTCTCACTTTCGTCACCCACGAAAGCAAGTCTCCGCTCCATCCGTTTATCGGCGAAGAGACGATCGCCAAAGTGAAAGAAATCAATGACGAGATCGTCTCTGGCAAGCGTGAGGTCCCCGACCCGCTGAAAAACTAG